ACCTGCAAAGAGCGGCAAAAATGCTCCAAAACTAACATGGAAACCGATCATTAGGGAAAGTTCCCCCTCACAACCCAGCCAGCAACCCGAAACTATTTTTGAAAATCGACTTTTTCAGGAGCAACTAAATAATCAGATCCGCTTGGTTACGCTCGCAAATTCCATCGTTAACGATATTTCGTATCGCTAACGAGGACCGGGACCCGCCATTCGGCGGGGTTAACGATAGTTTATATTGTTAACGGCCTCGGGCGGGAGCCGCGCACGGGGCGCGAAGGCGGAGAGTGGGAGCCGGAGACCAAGCGCTCCCCCGAAACGCCAACACCCGGCAGCAAAAACCGTAACAACAAACGGCACCTCTGTCCTTGAACAAGGACAAGATGCCGTTTTTCCCGGCGGAGCGCAATAGCGAGAGCTTTCCTGCCGCCGTCCATGTCCGTTCCGCGGCCGCTCCCTGCCGATTCGCATGCCGGCAGACCGCTTCCGTGCGGACCGCTCGACCGTCGGGAGCGGACTGCGTCCTCCGTACTCCCTCGCAGGATTGACCAGTTCCGGTCCGCCACCCGTTTCCGCGATTCCGCAGCGTCAATCAAGGCAACGCCAGCTTCCTCATTACCGTCGGCCTGGACGCCCCGCTCGCGGAAGACAGATTGTTCGCGTTCCCGTGCATAATCTGTCATCTCTCCCATCACCAAGGCAGCGCCAGCTTCCCCATCACCGTCGGTCTGGACGCCCCGGTCGCGGAAGGCAGATTGTTCGCGATCCCGTGCATAAAATCGTTGCCCAGGATGGCGAAGATCATCGCCTCCTTGGCGTCGTCGTCGTACCCCAGCGCACGGGAGTTCGTCACCCGCTGCTCCGGCAGCAGGCCGCTTAACATCTCCAGCAGCGTCCGGTTGTGCGCGCCGCCTCCCGTGATGATCACTTCCCCGACCGCGCAGCGCGGGAACACGAAGTCCCGGTAGCCGCGGGCGATCGTCCGCGCCGTAAACGCCGTCGCCGTCGCGACGATATCGGCGTCGCCCAGTCCCTGCTCCCGCGCCCGGTCCATAAACGCCCGGGCATACGCCGGACCGAAAAGCTCCCGGCCCGTCGTCTTGGGCGGCTCCTGCGAGAAGTAAGGGTGGCGCATCAGCTCGCCCAGCAGCGCTTCGTCCGCCCGGCCTTCCCGGGCCCAGCGGCCGCCTTCGTCGTAGATCAGCCGCCCCTCCGACAAGCTGTAGACCACTTGGTCGATCAGCATGTTGCCGGGGCCGGTGTCGAACGCGAACACGCTCTCCGGTCCCCCGCCCGCCGGCAATACCGCGCAGTTGCCGATGCCGCCGACGTTCTGCACGACCCGGCCCACGGTCTCGCTGCGGAACAGGATGTAGTCGCCGTACGGCGTGAGCGGCGCCCCCTGTCCCCCCACAGCTATATCCGCCGGGCGGAAATCGCCCACCGTCAGCCGGCCGGTCAACTTGGCGAGCACCGACAGGTCGCCGATCTGCAGCGTCGACCGGGGCCCGAACTCATCCGCGGGATCGTCCGCGGGAATATGCCACACCGTCTGGCCGTGCGACGCGACGAGATCGATGTCGGCGAGGCTGATTCCCGCTTCCGACGCCGCTTCGCGCGCCGCATCCGCGAATAACTCCGCCATATAGAAATTCATGGCGCACACCTGCGAGACGTCCGAATGCTCCCGGGTGCACAGCCGCTTCAGCCGTTCCCGCAGGATGTCGTCATAGGGCCGGCTGTAGAAGCGGACGAGGTCCGCCTTCGTGTCCGGGCCGAAGCCGGCGATGCGCACGACGGCGGCGTCGACGCCGTCCAGCGACGTGCCCGACATGAGCCCGATCACCAGCTTCTCAGGCTTCGCCGCGTAATCTCCAATCATAGCCGCCGCTCCCTTTCAATACAACAGATAGTCCCTTCGCAGCTCCTGCCACTGCCGCGCCTCCTCCTCCCACCGGACCAGCAGCTCCCGCAGCCGAACCTCGTCGCCGACCGCGTGCCGGACCTCGTCGCCGCCGGCCAGCAGGTCGACAAACGGCTTCATCCCTTCCCGAAACGGCGGCAGCCACTCGAACCGCTCCGGATAGAGGCTCGCCACCGTATGCAGAATGTATAGCCCTGCCCGCACGGGCTCGAACGCGGCGGCATCGGTCACGAACAGGCGCACGCCGCCGCACAGCTCGCCCGCATGCTTGGAGAAAGCCGGGGTCGCGTACACGGGGTGAAAATGAACGCCGGGCAGCTTCCGCGCGTTCAGCGCCTCCGCCGTCCGGTGTCCGTCCAGCCAGGGAGCCCCGAACCATTCGAACGGACGCGTCGTGCCCCGCCCCTCCGACAGGTTCGTACCTTCAAGCAGGCAGGTTCCCGGGTAGACGCGAACCGTATCGAGCGTCGGCATGTTCGGGGACGGCATGATCCACGGCAGGCCCGTGGCCGCGTAATCCATCTCCCGGCTCCAGCCGGACAGCGGGACCACGTCCAGCTCGCAGCCGAGCCCGAGCAGCCCGTTCGCCATCGCCGCCGTCTCGCCGATCGTCAGGCCCGTGCGGATCGGCATGCGCCATGCGCCGACCATCGATTCGTACCCCGGCCGCAGCAGGCCGCCTTCCGCCCGCAGGCCGCCCAGCGGATTCGGCCGGTCGAGCACGACGAGGCGCTTGCCGTTCTCGGCGCAGGCCTGCATCACATACAGCAGCGTGCTGAGATACGTGTAGAAGCGGACTCCGATGTCCTGCATATCGAACAGCACGGCATCCACCTCAGCCAGCATCTCCGGCGTCGGCTTCTTGTGCCGGCCATAGAGGCTGCGCACGGGCAGGCCGGTCTCCGCGTCCGTGCCGTCCTCGAAGCGCACGCCCGCCTGCTTCTCGCCGTACAGGCCGTGCTCACAGGCGAACAGCGTCGTCAGCCGCACGCCCGGCAGCTCGGCGCACACCGACACCGACGTGCGGAAATCCGCTGTGATGCCGGTCGGATTCGTCACGAGGCCGATCCGGCCGCCCTTCAGCTTCTGGCCGAAGCCGCCCTCGTCCCGCAGCAGCTCCAGCCCCGTCCGGGCGCGGCCCATCAGCCGAAATCGGCCATCGACTCGGACGACGGCCCCTCCGCAGCGCGCTTCTCCTCGGACTCCAGCACATTACGCGCCGCCATATGAATGAAGCAGCCGGCCATACCCGCCCACAGCACCGCAAAGCCGACGACCGTCGCGCCCAGCGCCGCCGTGACGACGAGCAACTGGAAGCAAGCGCCCGCCGTATAGAGCGGATGGCGGAAAAACAGCGTCACGCTGCCGGCGATCGCGCGGCCGATGCCCATGTTCCTGCCGATGACCAGCGGCAGCGTGTAGAGCTGCGACGTCAGCGCCATGGCGATGAAGTACGTCTGGAACACGGCGAACATCGTGTACATCAGGTTGTCTTGGCCGCCGTAATACCACCACGAGATATAGAGGATGGCCAGCAGCGCCACGCACAACGCCCCGAACGCGGCGGCCGGCGCGAATCCCCGCAGCGCCTCCCGCCATACGGTCTGCAGCCCCCACGGCTGCCCTTCCGCTTTGCGGTGGAAGGCGGCCAGCACCCCGTACAGCGCGGGGAAATACAGCAGCGGCAGCAGAACGGCCGCAATCGGCACGGGCACGAACATCACCAGCGGGACCAGCACTGCCGAGCTCGCCAGGCTGAACAGCACGATCCGGATCAGCTCGTGATAGATCTGCGATCCCGCCCGGACGACAATTTCGCTTAACTTGCGCATCGACACCGGCTCCTTTCTGTCGATTTAAATTTCCAGGGAAATACGCCGCTGCGTCTGCGGGTCGAAGAAATGAGCTTTGCCCATATCGACGACAAACGTCTTCGCCTGTCCGACGTATACGTGCGTCTCCGGATGCAACTTGGCCGTCACCATGCGGTCGCCCATGCGGAAGTAAGCCAGATTCTCGGCGCCGAGATGCTCCACGATCTGCACGTTCCGCGTCAACTTGTTGTCATGCGGCACATGCAGCGTGAAATCTTCGCCGTACAGGTGCTCCGGCCGGATGCCCAGCACGACCCGCTTGCCGTCGTAAGGCTGCAGCGCCTTCGCGGCCGCATCCGTCACCGTCCATTCCGCCCCGTCCACGTACACGCGGTTCCCCTGCACGTCGGCGTCCATGAAGTTCATCGCCGGCGAGCCGATGAAACCGGCGACGAACATATTGGCCGGACGGGCGTACAGCTCCTTCGGCGAAGCAATCTGCTGGATGTCGCCTTCATGCATGACGACGATGCGTTCACCCAGCGTCATCGCTTCCACCTGGTCGTGCGTCACGTAGACGATCGTCGCCTCCAGCCGCTTGTGCAGCTCGGCGAGCTCCACGCGCATCTGGACGCGCAGCTTCGCGTCCAGATTGGACAGCGGCTCGTCGAACAGGAACACCTGCGGGTCGCGCACGATCGCCCGGCCCACGGCCACCCGCTGGCGCTGTCCGCCGGACAGCTCGCGGGGCTTGCGCTCCAGCATGTGCTCCAGCCCCAGGATGGAGGCGGCCTGCATGACCTTCTCCCGGATGTAATCCTTCGGTTTCTTCAAGTTGCGCAGCCCGAAGGACAAGTTCTCGTAGATCGTCATATGCGGGTACAGCGCGTAATCCTGGAACACCATCGCGATGTCCCGATCCTTCGGATGCAGGTCGTTCACCAGCCGGTCCCCGATGTAGATGTCCCCGCTCGTCTGCCGCTCCAGACCGGCGATCATCCGCAGCGAAGTCGTCTTGCCGCAGCCCGACGGGCCGACGAAAACGACGAACTCCTTGTCCTCGATCTCGAAACTCGATCCTTTGACGGCGGTGAACGTTCCTCTTTTCTCGTCCACGAACACTTTCGAGACGTTCTGAAATGCTACGCGTGCCATCGTGCTCTCGCTCCTCCTATCCTTTTACCGCGCCGATCGTAATGCCTTGCAAGAAGTATTTCTGCAGGGAGAAGAACAACACAATCATCGGCAGGGACCCGACTGTCGCTCCCGCCATAATGGCGCCGTAGTCCGTCGAATCCGCGAACACGAAGGAAGCGAGTCCCACCTGGACCGTGCGCATGCTGTCCGAATTGGTCACCAAGAGCGGCCAGAAGAAGTCGTTCCAGGAAGCGACAAACGTGAAGATCGCCAGAACGGCCAGACCGGGCTTCGCCATCGGCAGAATGACCTTCCAGAAGATGCCGAATTCGCTGCAGGCGTCGATGCGCGCGGCCGCGATCAGCGAGGAAGGCAGCGTCGACATGTACTGCTTCATCAGAAAAATATTGCCTACGGTGACGATCGACGGCAGCAGGATCGCCGTATAGGTATTGCCGATGTCGAAGACGTTAATCACGAGAATATACAACGGGATCAGCGTCACCTGCGAAGGAATCATCATCGTGGTCAGCAGCACCCAGAAGATGCTGCTCCGCCCCGGAAATTTCAGTTTGGCAAAAGCGTACCCGGCCAGCGAGGCCAGAAATACGTTGGTCACCGTCAGGACGCTGGACACGAACAGGGAGTTGAACAGCCAGCGCCAAGCCGATGTTTTGTCGAAGAAGCGCGCCAAGGGCGCCAGAGACCACGGATCGGGAATGAGCTTCGGCTGATAGGTGGCGGAGATGGAGCTGTCCTGCACCGAACCGACCACCATCCAATACAAAGGCAGAATCGTGATAAATACCCAGAACAGCAAGATGGGTATGGCGATGGCAAAAAACAGCGTCATGGCGCGGGTCCGAGCTGCCAAGGCAATCCCCTCCTAGTACTCGATGTCGCTCGAGAACGCTTTGAATTGAATAACCGCCACGATGACGATAATGCCCGCCAGGACGAACGATTGGGCAGAAGCGAGACCGAAATCGTAAAATTTGAATGCGGTTTCATAGATCAAATATGCGATGGTCGTCGTGGCGAAGTTCGGACCGCCCTGCGTCATGAGATAAATGGCGATAAACACCTGGAACGACGTGATGACGCCGGTGACAAGCAAATACAGCGTCGTCGGCTTGAGCAGCGGCCAAGTGATGCGGGCGAACTTGGTCCACGGGCTCGCATGGTCGATATCGGCGGCCTCGTACAGCGACTTCGGAATGCCCCCCATCGCGGCCAGGTACAGGATGATGCCCGAACCGTGCGAGCTGAGCCAGTTCATCAGGATGATGGAGAACAGCGCCGTGCTGCTCTTGCCCAGCCAGATGACCGGCTCGATGCCGAACCATCCCAGGAACTGGTTCAGCAGCCCGCCGGCGGTCGGATCGAACATTTTCATCCACACGATGGACATCGTCACCCCGGATGCGACTGCGGGCAGATACAGGGCCGCTTTGTAGAACGTCTGGTGCGACTGCCGCATCTTGGAGATCAGAAACGCCAGCGCAAACGTGATGCCGATATTGACGGGAACGGTGGCGACGGTGAAAATCACCGTGTTCTTCATGGACTTCCAGAAGATGTCGTCCTGCACCATCCGCGTGTAGTTATCCAGTCCCACCCAGGTGGAATCCAGAATGTCGTAATGCTGGAAACTCATCAAAAAGGCCTGGACGACGGGATATAACGTAAAAGTCAGGAACAGCAGGACCGGCGCCAAAATAAACAGATACGCCCACCCGTATTCCCTGATCCATCTTGCCGCCATAGGCGGGATCCCTCCTGACGCGCATAGTCCAAACAACGCGAGGCTCCTCCGGGGGAGCCTCGCGCATTGCCGCTTTTATTGCCCGAAAAACTTTTTCCCTTCGGTTTTGAACGTCTCCGCAATCGCCTCCGGGGTCTTCTCTCCCGCGTACAGCGCCTGCATATTCGGCTTCAGCACCTGCTCTTTAAACTGCTTCATCTTGTCGGCTTTCGTCACGTCGAGACTCAGCACGACCGGATTGACGCGGTTGGCCGCCATGATGTTGGCCGCTTCGAGATTGACCGGGTTCGCTTTGCCTTTGCCCTCGAATTCCTTCTGCTGCGACTTGCGCACGAACGGCAGACACAGCTCGTTGGCGGAATTGCCGGCTTTGGCGCCGCTGAGCGCCTCCATTACGAGGAACGTGTTTCTCGCGTGCTCCTCCCCTTGATCCTTCTTCTGACGGAAGGCGACATAGCCTTCGCCGCCCATGACCGTGCCCGGTTTCGCGTCGTCCGCATGGGGAACGGGCAACAGGACGAAATCGATCTTCTCCCCTTGAATTTTGCCGGCGTCGATGTCTTTGTTGCGGTTCTGGATCGTGACGTCATAGTAGGGAATCGCCTTGGAGAGAATCGCCGTCTGGCCGGCGTAGAACATATCCGTCCGCTTTTTCGCGTCCAGCGCCGCCGTTTCCTTCGGCATATACCCCTTATCCAGCAGCGTCTTGATGAACTGCATCGTCTTCAGCACGCGCTGGTCGCCCAACTGGAAGTTGCCGTCCTTGTCCAGCACGTCCGGGATGCCGGCGTTTTTCGTCAGCAGCTCGATAAAGTCGTTGTTCGCGCCGTTGCCGTCGGTCGTCAGCGCATACTGCGTGCTGCCGTCCGGACGCTTCTTGGTCAGCTTCTCCGCGGCAGCGAGGAACTCGCTCCACGTCCATCCCTGCTTCTGAATCTTTTGCCAATCGATGCCCGCTTCCTCCAGCAGCCGCTTGTTGCCGCCCCATGCCCATTGGTACTGGTATATCGGAAGCCCATATTGCTTGCCCTGAATCTGGCCGAGCTCCAGCGTGCCCGGCAAATAATCCTCTTTAATCTCCGGCGTGAGATATTTGTCCAGCTCAATCGCCAGACCGGTCGCGACGTATTGGCCGTCCACGCTGTGGAAATACAGGTCCGGCGGATTGCCCGAGTTGAGGGCGACGTCGAATTTCTTCGGCCCCTCCGCCCAGGAGAGCATCTCGTATTCCACCTTGATGTGCGGGTATTGCTTGTTAAAATCGGCGATTAGCGCTTTCAAATCGTCCTCGTATGTGGCGTGCACCGGATACGTCCAGACCTTGACCGTATCCGGCTTCGCTTCCGCTTTGGCGCTGGAGCCGGGGCTGGGGCTGGCCGAGCTGCTGTTGTCCGAGGAACCGTTGCTGCAAGCGGTCATGACCAGAAGCAGCGATGCGGAAGTCAGGAGCAAGCTTTTCTTCATACCGGATAAAACCTCCCATGAATGATCAGGCCGTCCTTCTATAGGTTTTTGATGGCCTGTCGCGTTTTTTCCAGATACGAAACCGTCTTCTCGTAATTCCGGCTGGCCACGCCCAGGTAGAGAATATCCACCAGATTGAGCTGCGTAATCCTGGAGGCCATCGCGCCGCTGCGGATCGGATAATCCGTGGACGACGTGTACAAGGGGATATCCGCCCGTTTGCTGAGCGTGTTTTCGCCGTATTTGGTGATGCTGATCGTGCGGCAGCCCTGCTCCTTGGCGATGGACAGCGCGCGGATCACTTCCTTCGTCTCCCCCGAATACGAGATGCCGACCGCGACGTCTTCCTCCGTCATCGTCACCGCCGTGGTGAGCTGAACGTGGATGTCGGAGAACGACATGCTCGTCTTGTTGATCCGGAGAAACTTCTGCTGAGCGTCCATCGCGATCAGATTGGATGCGCCGACGCCGAAGAAGAAAATGCGCTTCGCCCGGTCCAGCGCCAGAACGGCCTGCTCGACCATGTTCGCGTCCAAAATGTTGACCGTGTCCCTGATCGATTGAATGTTGTTGTTGCTCACCGTCTGGATGATGCCTGCGATCGTCTCGCCCGGCTTGATGTCCTGATAGCCGGTCGATTCCATGTCCCGAAGATCACCGGCGACCTTCAGCTTCAGCTCCTGATAGCTGCCGATGCCTAAAGATTTGCACATTCGGATGATGGCGGCCTGACTGGAACCGCTGCGGGCAGCCAGTTGCGCAACGGACAGCGTGATCATCTCCGCCGGATTCTGCATGATGTAATCGGCAACCTTGCGCTCGGACGGACTAAGCTGATCGATCGCTTCGCGCAACCGGATTAAACCGCCCTTCAAATCTCCCAACCCCTTTCCCCGGTCATAAATGAACCCCTCCGATACGCCTAACAGTCGGACTCCGCAAGGCCGCGAACCCGGCAGATGCCGTATGCGCGAGCCTGCCGGCGCCGCGGACCGGCATCCGCCGGAGCCGCACGCCAACCTTTTGTGGAGGCCGGTTGCGTTTATTATATGGGCGATGAACCAATATTTCAACAAGTTTTTTGGTGAATTAAAATTTTGTTTTACATTCTAACTTTCATCGCTTATACTCAAAGTCAAATCCGATTGGAGGTCCGTTATGCGATATGTTATCGGCATGGATGGCGGCGGAACCAAGACGGAGCTGGCGGCCCTCTCCCCGCAAGGGCTACCGTTGGCCAAAGCCTGGGGGTTTTCCACCAACCCCTACTCCGTCTCGGTCGAGGCGGCCGTGCGGGAGATCGTCAGACTGATGGAGGAGCTGTCCCGCGCCCCGGAGCTCGCGGGCATGAGCCCGGCCGGCTTGTGCATCGGCATGGCCGGCGTGGACTCGGAGCGGGAGAAGCAAGGCGTCCTGCGCCCGCTGCTGCCCGCCCTGCGCGAGAGAGGATTCGGAGATATGCCCGTGCACATTTTGTCCGAGGCGGAGATCACGTTGATGGCTGCATTGGGCCGGCCGTACGGCGTTCTTGTCATCTCGGGCACGGGTTCGATCGCGAAAGCGCTGACACCCGACGGGTCAACCTACCGCGCCGGCGGATGGGGCCATCTGCTCGGCGACGAAGGCAGCGGCTACGCCATCGGCTTGCGCGCCCTGCAGGCGGCGATGCGAAGCTTCGACGGCGTCGCGGACACGGAGCTGCTCCCCATGATTCTGAGCGAACGCGGGTATGCGTCGCCCGCCGAGTTGAAGCAATACGTATACCGGAAGGACACGTCCAAGTCCGACATCGCGGCGTTCTGCGAGCTGTGCGTGCGCGCGGCGGAGGCGGGAGACGCCGAAGCGGCGCGCATCGTCGGGGAAGAGGCGGAGAAGCTGGGCGACACGGCGCTTGCGCTGCTGCGCAAAGACCCCGCGCTGCCGAGCCTGGAGGTCGTGCTGGCGGGGTCCGTGTTTCAGCGCTCGGAGCTGTTCCGCTCCGCGTTCGCACGGAAGCTCGCGGCCGTCTACCCGCAGTTGCGGATCGCGCTCCCGCAATCATCCAGATCCCCGGCGGAAGGCGCCGCGCTGCTGGCTCTGCGTTTACTTTGACCACAAGGCAGGTATTATACATGATCTCTCATGAGCTTCTGAACCATCTGACCACCGAGCAGCAAAATCCCGACAGCATGCGGATCGACCAGCTTCCGACGGAGCAGATCGTCAGTCTCATCAACGAGGAGGACGCCAAGGTCGCCGGAGCCGTGCGGCGGATCATTCCGCAGATCGCCCAAGCCGTCGACCGGATCGTCGATTCCTTCCGGCAGGGAGGCCGGCTGTTCTACGTCGGGGCCGGCACCAGCGGCCGGCTCGGCATTCTGGACGCGTCCGAATGCCCGCCTACCTTCGGGACCGATCCGTCCATGGTGCAAGGCATGATCGCGGGCGGCTTCCGCGCGATCAAGGACCCGATCGAGGGGGCCGAGGACAGCTCGCAGAACGGCGCGGCCGACATTAACGAGGCGGGCGTGCGCCAGGGCGACACCGTCGTCGGCATCGCCGCCAGCGGCCGGACGCCTTACGTCCTCGGCGCCATGCAGCAAGCCCGGCTTAACGGCGCCTACGTGATCGGGCTGTGCAACAACGAGGACACGCCGATGCGCCAATATGCCGATCTCTGCCTCGAAGCGGTCGTCGGCCCCGAGGTCATCCTCGGCTCGACCCGCATGAAGGCGGGAACCGCGCAGAAGATGATCCTGAACATGCTGTCGACCGCCGCCATGGTGCGCATCGGCAAAGTCTATCAAAACCTGATGGTGGACCTGAACCCTTCCAACGAGAAGCTCGTGTTCCGCGCGAAGCGGATCATCTCTCTGGCCACCGGAGCTTCCGACGAAGAGATCGAGAAGGCGTTCCGCGACTCGGACCAGCAGGCGAAGACGGCGATCGTCATGCTTCTGGCCGGCGTCTCCGCCGAAGAAGCCCGGGCCCGGCTGGAGGCGGCGGGCGGCTTCGTCAATCGGGCGCTGCAGCTCGGGGACAACGGCTCGTCAACGTAACGCCCCCGCCCGGCCAAGCCGCAGCTCTTGCCGCAAGCACGTTTCTTCTCGCTGCATGGATCGAACGGCGTTACGGTCGCGCTGCAACCTCGCTTTTTCTCGCTGCGGCCGCATTTTCGCCGGTTCCGGGAGCTTTCGACAAACGCAACGCCATTTCTTCTCGCCGCATCCGCCGGACGTCACCACCATGCGGGTCACCTCGGGCGAAACGCATCAAGACCGGAGGCTATCGGACAACGATACGCCTCCGGTCTTTATCCCTCCGGTCAATCCGCGATCATCAGACGCAATATATTCAATACGGCCGCACTAAGAACGAGAATAAATCCGGAGAGCAAGTAAACAAAGAAAACCTGAAGCTTGCTGCCCGGCATCGGCCTTCTCAGAAACTTGTAAAAGCAGATGACGAATGCCGTATAACCGACCGCGAACAGGACCGGCCCGGCCGTATCCGTGGCCGCATCCGTCGGGTTAAACAAGAGGCCGACCAACAGAAACAACGCGAAGATCGGGGACGCGCAGATAATGACGACATTTCCGACGCGGTAAAACACTTGGCGCAATTTTTCGGTCATGTTCCGCCTCCCCGTCTCACGAGATGGGGTTCCGCTTGGCTGTACCGTAGAGCATGGCCAGCATCGCCAGATAAGGCGACACGACGGTTCCCCAATTGGAAGAGATGTACGTTACGGGGTCCAGCTTGATGTGGACGAGTCCGTGGTCGAGAAACAAGTGGATCAAGAGCACGTGAACCGTAATCATGAGCAAGCCGGACCGCCATTTTTGTCTATTGTTCGGGAACGCCGTCAGCATGCCAAGGATGACGATCAGACCGCCGTAAATCCAAAAATGATCCCGAACGAGCAAGCTGACCAAAGTCCCGGTCAAGATCGAGCCTGGAATCCAGTGCAGTCTGGCCTTTCGGTTGATCGCGGTCCATGCGGCGCGGACTTTGCGGAATACGGCGTCCTGTTGGTTCAAGCGGACCAGCGCCATCACGGCGAACACGGGGACAACGTGGCCGATCAGCCAATCGTTCGCTTTGTCCCAATCGAACCGGTGAGCCGCATGGAACCCGAGAATCGTAAAAATGGCCAAGGTGGCGAGCGCCGGCCAAAACGTCTTATGGCGAGGCGCCAGCACCAACAAGTATCCGAATAATACCGTATTCGCCCACTGCGTATCCAGGAAGTACAGCGCGACAGACGCCATCACGGAAACCCACACGGCGTCGGCGGATACCCATCGCAGCAGGGCCGGCGCCGGTTTTTCGGCCGGCGCAAGCGCCGGATTCGGATCGGAAACGGATATCCGCAAGACTAGTACGCCTCCTTCAGATCATTCCACAACTTTTTGGCCTTGGACGTAAAGCCGGCAATAAACTCCGCAATATCCCTGAACTTGAATTCGGCTTCGGCGGCGTTCGAACGGTTTTGCGTCATCTCGATCGTCAGAACCTGATTCTCGTTCCAATCCGGATCGAATTGAAGCGTATAGATATAATCCTCTTCTTCCATCACCGTATTGTACAACCCGGCGAGTTCTTCCGGAGCGTACGTATACATCAGCTTCCCGCCTGTCGAGCTCGCCATTCGCTGAAGCACGTCCATATTGACATTGCCCAGGCCGATCACATTCAGGGACACGTCCGCGTTTTGGGCCGCTTGAATCGCTTCGTCCAATTTCGCACGGCCGCTTTCATTTTTGCCGTCCGTCATCAGCAGCATCGACTTTTTGCCGCGTGCTCCCGACAGCATGTTGGCTCCGGCCACAACCGCATCGTACAAGGCGGTGCCGCCGCTCAGATTGACATACACGCTTTTGCCGGCCTGCTCATACTGATCGGTCAAACCCGATAAAATCCTGATCTGATCGGTAAATCCCAAGACCCCTACCTGTGCCTCCGTCTTGCCTTTCAGCCTTGTAATAAAATCCTCCGCGCTCGCCATCGACAGAAACTTGGGAAGGCCGTTCATGCTATTGGAGTAGTCCAGCGCAAGCAGAACGTTGGAGACCGAACGGATCGTCTGTTTCTTCACGCTTAACCGGGCGTTCCGGATGGGCTTGCCGTTCAGCTTGAAGATGAAGTCTTTTGCGCCGAATCCGCCCATCATCCGATCGTCCGACCGCTGAATGACCCGGAAGGTTTGAACGGCTTTATTTCCATCGATCGTGGATTCCAGCGTCTGAACGTAATACGGGTAAGCGCCGATCCCGGCGTCCCCGTCGGCCTCGTACGTAACCTCTACCGGAGCGGACGCGACAATTACGTAATCTCTGATTTTTTCGCCGGTCTTGATCGAATACTCTCCCTGATAGCCGGAATAGTCGCCCCTCATCAAATTCACGGGATTCATGCGTTCCCAGGTCTGGTATTCGTCCCGCTCCATGATCCGGACCTCCGCTTTTACCGGAGATTGGATTTTCAGTTTGTATTCGAGGCCCAGCGATTCGTTGTTCGGTCTGACGACAACCACTTTCCCCGTTTTGGACGCTCCTCGGGAATTCGGGTCTATCGTCAAGACCAGGTCCTCGTCGTTTACGCCTGTCAGCGGGTTCTCGTATTCCTCCCGCAATTCGTCCGTCGCCTTCATCTGATCGGAGTGGGCGATGTAGCGCCCCCGCTTTTTCTGGGTGTCCTTGTCTTTGGACATTCGCATGTCCGGCAGGATTTGCACATTCCGGTCGAGAAAACTTGACTCTTTATCGATCCAATTGGTCAGCTTCACGCTGCTCAGCGGCACGACGGA
This Paenibacillus thermoaerophilus DNA region includes the following protein-coding sequences:
- a CDS encoding ABC transporter substrate-binding protein, with the protein product MKKSLLLTSASLLLVMTACSNGSSDNSSSASPSPGSSAKAEAKPDTVKVWTYPVHATYEDDLKALIADFNKQYPHIKVEYEMLSWAEGPKKFDVALNSGNPPDLYFHSVDGQYVATGLAIELDKYLTPEIKEDYLPGTLELGQIQGKQYGLPIYQYQWAWGGNKRLLEEAGIDWQKIQKQGWTWSEFLAAAEKLTKKRPDGSTQYALTTDGNGANNDFIELLTKNAGIPDVLDKDGNFQLGDQRVLKTMQFIKTLLDKGYMPKETAALDAKKRTDMFYAGQTAILSKAIPYYDVTIQNRNKDIDAGKIQGEKIDFVLLPVPHADDAKPGTVMGGEGYVAFRQKKDQGEEHARNTFLVMEALSGAKAGNSANELCLPFVRKSQQKEFEGKGKANPVNLEAANIMAANRVNPVVLSLDVTKADKMKQFKEQVLKPNMQALYAGEKTPEAIAETFKTEGKKFFGQ
- a CDS encoding MurR/RpiR family transcriptional regulator; translation: MKGGLIRLREAIDQLSPSERKVADYIMQNPAEMITLSVAQLAARSGSSQAAIIRMCKSLGIGSYQELKLKVAGDLRDMESTGYQDIKPGETIAGIIQTVSNNNIQSIRDTVNILDANMVEQAVLALDRAKRIFFFGVGASNLIAMDAQQKFLRINKTSMSFSDIHVQLTTAVTMTEEDVAVGISYSGETKEVIRALSIAKEQGCRTISITKYGENTLSKRADIPLYTSSTDYPIRSGAMASRITQLNLVDILYLGVASRNYEKTVSYLEKTRQAIKNL
- a CDS encoding BadF/BadG/BcrA/BcrD ATPase family protein, with product MRYVIGMDGGGTKTELAALSPQGLPLAKAWGFSTNPYSVSVEAAVREIVRLMEELSRAPELAGMSPAGLCIGMAGVDSEREKQGVLRPLLPALRERGFGDMPVHILSEAEITLMAALGRPYGVLVISGTGSIAKALTPDGSTYRAGGWGHLLGDEGSGYAIGLRALQAAMRSFDGVADTELLPMILSERGYASPAELKQYVYRKDTSKSDIAAFCELCVRAAEAGDAEAARIVGEEAEKLGDTALALLRKDPALPSLEVVLAGSVFQRSELFRSAFARKLAAVYPQLRIALPQSSRSPAEGAALLALRLL
- the murQ gene encoding N-acetylmuramic acid 6-phosphate etherase; this encodes MISHELLNHLTTEQQNPDSMRIDQLPTEQIVSLINEEDAKVAGAVRRIIPQIAQAVDRIVDSFRQGGRLFYVGAGTSGRLGILDASECPPTFGTDPSMVQGMIAGGFRAIKDPIEGAEDSSQNGAADINEAGVRQGDTVVGIAASGRTPYVLGAMQQARLNGAYVIGLCNNEDTPMRQYADLCLEAVVGPEVILGSTRMKAGTAQKMILNMLSTAAMVRIGKVYQNLMVDLNPSNEKLVFRAKRIISLATGASDEEIEKAFRDSDQQAKTAIVMLLAGVSAEEARARLEAAGGFVNRALQLGDNGSST